The sequence below is a genomic window from Sulfurimonas sp..
TTATTTTTCATTCTATTATATTGAATAGATTTTATCTCTTCAAGTATTTTTTTTGACTTATTAAGCATACTATTCATATACTTATCATTAAGAGAGTTATTAAGCTTAAAACCGTTAATTATTCCGCCGCTTATGAGTAAATCTAAATTATCAATACTTCTTTTTATAAATAGATCAATTTTTGAGAACTCTTTAATATCCCCGTTTAAAAATTCTTCTAACCACAAATGAGATTGAGTAGAAAAATATTTTATATTCACAATTGTATATGTAAGATGTTTATTGTGTTTGGAAAATCTATCTGTGAAGTAGTTTAGTGATAAAAAGGATAGGACTATTATAATATTTAACGTTATTAATATTTTATATATTCTTTTTTTACTTTTAAAATATTGATTAAATAAAGTGTTTTTCATGGTTTAGATTATACACAAATTACATCTGTACATCAAGCGTATATAGTTCTTTGATGCGCAGCCTAAAAATGACACGAAAGTGTCATTAATTGTCCTTCGCAGTTTTGTCCTTCGGACATAGAACCTTGATTCGAAAAGGGTAAAAGCCAAGAAATTGGCTTTTACCCTTTTCTTACATCATACCTGGCATTCCCATTTGTGGAGGCATTCCACCACCCATATCTGCTGGTTCTTCTTTAGGAATCTCAAAAATAGCAGCTTCAGTTGTAAGAAGTAAACTTGAAACTGAAGTAGCATTTGTAAGTGCTACACGTTCAACTTTGAATGGATCTATGATCCCTGCTTCAAACATATCTACATACTCACCAGTAGCTGCGTTGAAACCTAAGTTTTCATTATCTGCATTCTCAATTGCATTTACAACAACACCTGTGTCATAACCTGCATTTGCAGCTATTTGTTTTACAGGTGCTTTAACAGCACGTAAAATAATCTCAGCACCTATTTTTTGGTCATGCTCTTCAAGGTCTAAGTTAACTTTCGCAGCAGCACGAACAAGTGCAGCTCCACCACCAATAACTATACCTTCTTCAACAGCAGCTTTTGTAGCACTTAGAGCATCATCTACACGGTCTTTTTTCTCTTTCATCTCTGTCTCAGTTGCAGCACCAACTTTAATAACCGCTACACCACCTGCAAGTTTTGCAAGACGTTCTTGAAGTTTCTCTTTGTCATACTCGCTTGAAGTTGCATCGATCTGTGTACGAATCTCAGAGATTCTTTGTTTTACCATAGATTCATCACCGGCACCATTTACGATAACAGTGTTGTCTTTGTCAATTACTACACGTGCAGCTTGACCTAGCATTTGGATATTTGCACCCTCTAGTGTGTGACCTGTCTCTTCACTGATCACAGTACCCGCAGTAAGAATAGCTATATCTTGAAGCATAGCTTTACGTCTGTCACCAAAGCCAGGAGCTTTAACAGCAGAAATATTTAACACACCGCGAAGTTTGTTTACAACTAAAGTTGAAAGAGCTTCACCCTCTACATCCTCGGCGATGATCAGAAGTGGACGGTTAGTTTTTTGAACTTGCTCTAATACAGGAAGAAGATCTTTTAAAGAGTTAATCTTGCTGTCTACTAAAAGAATGTAAGGGCTCTCAATCTCAGCGATCATCTTCTCAGTATTTGTAATGAAATACGGGCTTAAGTAACCACGATCAAACTGCATACCCTCAACTACGTCAAGCTCGTCTGAGATACCTTTAGCTTCCTCAACAGTGATAACACCATCTTGTCCAACTTTCTCCATAGCTTCAGCGATCATATCACCGATCTCTTTATCTGAGTTTGCAGAGATTGTAGCTACTTGAGCTATCTCGTTTTTATCTTTAATAGCTTTAGAAGAAGCTTTTAGGTTTTCTAAAATAGCTTCACAAGCTTTGTCCATACCGCGCTTAACTTCAACTGGGTTAGCACCGGCTGTAATATTTCTAAGACCTTCTGAAAAAATTGCATTTGCTAAAACTGTAGCAGTAGTAGTACCATCACCCGCTTCATCAGCAGTGTTGCTAGCTACCTCTTTTACAAGTTGAGCACCCATATCTTCTAGTTTATCTGCTAGTTCGATCTCACGTGCAACAGATACACCATCTTTAGTGATCACAGGAGAGCCATAGCTTTTTTGGATTAGAACGTTACGACCGCGTGGTCCCATAGTAACTTTTACTGCATCACAAAGCTGAGCTACACCTTTTGCTAACTTGTTTCTTGCATCATCTGAAAAAATTATCTCTTTTGCCATCTTAATTCTCCTTAACCTATAATTCCAAAAATATCTTCAACATCAATAACTAAGTATTTTTCACCTTCAAGTGAAACTTCGTTTCCACTGTACTTTCCAAATAATACTTTATTCCCCTTATTTAGTGCATTCACTTCACTGCTTACAGCTACAACTTCACCTTGAGACGGTTTTTCAGCAGCATTATCTGGGATAATTATTCCCGAAGCAGTTGTATTTGCTTCTTCTAATCTTTTTACTAATACTCTTTTACCTAATGGTGTAAAATTCATTTTAACTCCTTATAAACAGTATAAATTTTTGATTTGTGATTTTACTAAAAATTAGTAACAAAGTCAACAAGTTTAGTCTATATGACTCAATTATAGTATCTAATAAACACTAAATTATATTTAGCTTAGATTTTCAAAAACTAACTTTCAAAACTATCTAAAAATATATAAAACAATAAAATCTCAATATATAATGTTTTCAAAGCTATTTTAAAGTTTTAGATGGATATAATTTCGACCTACAAAACGGATGTCAAGGTAGCTCAGCTGGTTAGAGCGCTGGTCTCATAAGCCGGAGGTCGAGAGTTCAAGTCTCTCTCTTGACACCATCTTTTAAAAAAATCACAAACTATAATAGATTAATTTTCTCAACATCAACAAATATAAATTATTTTAATACCATTCTACCCACTTCTATCAAAATTGTATTATTCAAATAACTAATATCACAAATTTATCACATAATATGATAAACTGTTGCAAAATAAGTTAAATAATATTGGGAAATACTTTTTGGAACTCTATAACTCATATAACGTAATATCAGAAAATAAAAATAAAATAATAAAAGAATGGATCAACTCAGAAACCCTTAACCATATATTAGAACATATAAAATACTCTCCTGAACTATATGAAAAAGAGGTAGCTTCACAGGTTTTAAACTATCTGCTAAGCATTATAAAAAACGAGGCAGAGATCGGTGACTGCCCTGCTATGAGAAAAGTTGTTGAAACTTTTTTAGATTCCGGATTGTGTGTTGAAGATGTATTTTTAAACTGTACTATCTTTAAAAACAATGTTATTGAAGTACTTTACATAAATAAAATTGAGATAGAAGAGATTCGTAAAGTAACTAATATTTTAGATAAGAATCTGCATAGAATACTAGGTATATACACAAAACAAAAACGTGACAGAGATCAGAAATCTAATTTTCATACAGACCTCATTGAAGAACACGTAGCCTTAAGTACTACAAATACGGATGGCATCATAACATATGTAACGGATGCATTTTGTAAACTATCTGGTTATACAGAGAGTGAACTAGTAGGCAATACGCACAGTTTACTAAGTCATCCTGATATGCCTAATGATTTTTTTAAGTCTATGTGGAAAAAAATAAAGAAAAATCAAGTATGGAAAGGTAAAGTCAAAAATAGAAAAAAAGACGGCGGAGAGTTTATAGCAAGAACAGAGATAATACCCTTTTTAGATAAAGACGGTAGTGTTATTGAATATGTAGCTATAAGACATGATATTACAGATAAAGAGCTATCAAATATTGATCCGCTAACTGGTATGTACAATAGGAGATATTACAAAGCTGTAATTGATGATATATTTGAAACACATCAAAAACTATCTATCATGGTAATAGATATCGATCACTTCAAAAGTATAAACGATAATCACGGTCATAGCTTTGGAGACTTGGTATTAAAAGAGTTTTCAAAAGTTTTATCTAGAAAAATACGTAATAAAGACCTATGTATAAGATGGGGTGGAGAAGAGTTTGTTGCCTTACTTCCTGGTACAGAACTTGAAAAAGCAATAGAAATTGCAGAGAGAATAAGAACAACTATCGAGAGCCTTGAAATTCTAGATAAAAACTCAGGAACATCTGTAGATATAAAATGCTCCATTGGAGTAACAACTAGATATGAAAATGATACATATTCAAGCATGTTTGACAGAGCTGACGGTAATTTATATACCGCCAAAAACAATGGTAGAAATATGGTGATATCTAAATAGTTTAGAATAACCTTCTTAACAACATATCAACACCCTTGTCAACTGCTTTATCCACAATAGCATCGCCAACGCCTCTCTGTTGTGTAGCAGGAGTGGCCGAACTTTTTTGATATACAACTTTTGTCTTATTGTTCTCTTTTGCTATACGCTGCTGCTCAGCCAATAAATTCTGCTGTTCTTTTTTGCGTTGCTGCTCTTTTAAAAGCTCCGTTGTAACATCCATCATTGCAGATATTATACTATCAGATAAACCCATTTTCTGCAGTTTTTCTACCTCATCCATAGAAAACTCTTTATATGGAGTTTTTACTCTTTTTATAAATGATATGATGATTTTTTCACTTTTACCTTTTTTAATCATATCACTAACATCTACAACTTTAAGATTTTTAGGTCCAGTTAGTTTTAGTTTTAATGTTTCATCTTTGATATATTGAACAGCTATAGGGTTTTTATAAACGAACTCTATTAGCTCTTTTTTATCTTTCTTAGATTCAAGCTCTGCAACTTTTTTTTCTAAAGTTTCCTTTTGTTGTGCTGTTTGAGTATTTTGATTAATATCTGAAGATTGTGCTACACTAAATTGCATATTTGGATCTTCTCTATATTGCAAGACAAATGAACGAGTTTGTTTCAACTTAGAAATCTTTTCCATATAAATATTATAGAACTGTTGGTTTGATTTATATTTCTCAGCAAGTTGTTCATGAATCTTTATATTAGAATCAATAGAAGCTACTAAATCATTTCCATATCCGTCCTTATCAGACATCTTAGCCCCTCTGCTCAGAAGAAGCTTGATAGTATCTATGTTTCCGGTACGTATTGCATAATGTATAACTTCACCTTTATAGTTGTCTGTCTCATAAATATTTGCACCGCTGTTTATTAAAAGCTCAGCTACTTTTGTAGCTCCTGAACTAGACGCCTGCATAAGTGGAGTAATTCCATATTTACTTTTTTTATCTACCAATGCACCGCTGCTAATTAGATACCTTGCAATTGACAGATAATTATCATTTGTTGAAGCATAATGAAGTGCAGTATTTCCTAAACTTGACTCAACTTCATTTACCCTACCAGCCTGAACATACTTTTTTGCATTATTCATATCTACTGCGGCTAAAACAGGTGTTATTTCACCAGAACTTCTAACTGCACTATATCTAGGTTGTGCAACACAACCACTAAGTAATACTAAAGCAATAAGCATAGACGAAAAATCAACTAACCTTTTTTTCATAAAAACCCCTTTTTATTTTATAATAAAAAATTATAATCTAAAAAATATAAGCACTATCTTAAGCAATTATTAGAATAATTTTCTTAACAACATCTCAACACCCTTGTCAACCGCTTTATCTACTGCTTTATCTATAATAACATCCCCAACTGTTTTTTGCTGCAGACTAGGACCTTGTTGATATATAACTTTTGTTTTACTGTTTTCTTTTGCTATACGCTGCTGTTCAGATAATAAAAACTGTTGCTCTTTTTTACGTTGTTCATCTTTTAATAACTCAGTTGTAACATCGATCATTGAGGCAATAATATTATCGCTTAAACCCATTTCAATAAGTGTATCGATTTCATCTAATGTAAACTCTTTATATGGTGTTTTTACCCTTTTGATCAATGAAATAACTATTACTTCACTTTTGCCTTGTTTTAAAAGTTTACGAATGTCTCCAACTTTCATACCGCGTGGACCTGTAAACATTAAACGTAATGAATCATCAGATATGTAATACGCTGCACTAGGATTTTTATCTGTATATGTTTTAAGACCTTGAAAATCCTTATTGTTTATAAATTCATTAACAATAATGCGTTGTTGCTTCTTTTTATCCTCTTCTACCTCTCTCTTAGCTAGAGATGGATCTTTAAAATATTTTAACAGTTTATATTGATTTGATTGAGTGGCCACTATTTGAGCTGTTCTGCCATAACTGTCTTTAAGCATTAAGTTTGTATCCATGCCTATTAAGTATTTTACAATTGCCTCTTGATCTTTTATCTCTTCTTTCTCTCTATATAAAGCCAAATGTAAAGGTGTATAATTTATTTTGCCTTTATATACTGTTTGCGCATTTAAATCAGCTCCATTATTAGCTAAATACTTAACAACATCAATATTGTTATATCTTGCTGCTAAATGTAAAGGTTCCCATCCATCCGGTTGTGCTGCATTAATATCTGCATTGTTTTCTACTAAAGATTTAACTATATTTAAAGAACTGTTTCGAGCTGTAAAATGCAATATTGTTTTATTATCAGATGTTTTAATGTTAGGATTCGCGCCATGTTCAAGAAGAAACTTAATTATGGCTTCTTGATCTTTTA
It includes:
- the groL gene encoding chaperonin GroEL (60 kDa chaperone family; promotes refolding of misfolded polypeptides especially under stressful conditions; forms two stacked rings of heptamers to form a barrel-shaped 14mer; ends can be capped by GroES; misfolded proteins enter the barrel where they are refolded when GroES binds) yields the protein MAKEIIFSDDARNKLAKGVAQLCDAVKVTMGPRGRNVLIQKSYGSPVITKDGVSVAREIELADKLEDMGAQLVKEVASNTADEAGDGTTTATVLANAIFSEGLRNITAGANPVEVKRGMDKACEAILENLKASSKAIKDKNEIAQVATISANSDKEIGDMIAEAMEKVGQDGVITVEEAKGISDELDVVEGMQFDRGYLSPYFITNTEKMIAEIESPYILLVDSKINSLKDLLPVLEQVQKTNRPLLIIAEDVEGEALSTLVVNKLRGVLNISAVKAPGFGDRRKAMLQDIAILTAGTVISEETGHTLEGANIQMLGQAARVVIDKDNTVIVNGAGDESMVKQRISEIRTQIDATSSEYDKEKLQERLAKLAGGVAVIKVGAATETEMKEKKDRVDDALSATKAAVEEGIVIGGGAALVRAAAKVNLDLEEHDQKIGAEIILRAVKAPVKQIAANAGYDTGVVVNAIENADNENLGFNAATGEYVDMFEAGIIDPFKVERVALTNATSVSSLLLTTEAAIFEIPKEEPADMGGGMPPQMGMPGMM
- the groES gene encoding co-chaperone GroES, whose product is MNFTPLGKRVLVKRLEEANTTASGIIIPDNAAEKPSQGEVVAVSSEVNALNKGNKVLFGKYSGNEVSLEGEKYLVIDVEDIFGIIG
- a CDS encoding diguanylate cyclase → MELYNSYNVISENKNKIIKEWINSETLNHILEHIKYSPELYEKEVASQVLNYLLSIIKNEAEIGDCPAMRKVVETFLDSGLCVEDVFLNCTIFKNNVIEVLYINKIEIEEIRKVTNILDKNLHRILGIYTKQKRDRDQKSNFHTDLIEEHVALSTTNTDGIITYVTDAFCKLSGYTESELVGNTHSLLSHPDMPNDFFKSMWKKIKKNQVWKGKVKNRKKDGGEFIARTEIIPFLDKDGSVIEYVAIRHDITDKELSNIDPLTGMYNRRYYKAVIDDIFETHQKLSIMVIDIDHFKSINDNHGHSFGDLVLKEFSKVLSRKIRNKDLCIRWGGEEFVALLPGTELEKAIEIAERIRTTIESLEILDKNSGTSVDIKCSIGVTTRYENDTYSSMFDRADGNLYTAKNNGRNMVISK
- a CDS encoding ankyrin repeat domain-containing protein, whose amino-acid sequence is MKKRLVDFSSMLIALVLLSGCVAQPRYSAVRSSGEITPVLAAVDMNNAKKYVQAGRVNEVESSLGNTALHYASTNDNYLSIARYLISSGALVDKKSKYGITPLMQASSSGATKVAELLINSGANIYETDNYKGEVIHYAIRTGNIDTIKLLLSRGAKMSDKDGYGNDLVASIDSNIKIHEQLAEKYKSNQQFYNIYMEKISKLKQTRSFVLQYREDPNMQFSVAQSSDINQNTQTAQQKETLEKKVAELESKKDKKELIEFVYKNPIAVQYIKDETLKLKLTGPKNLKVVDVSDMIKKGKSEKIIISFIKRVKTPYKEFSMDEVEKLQKMGLSDSIISAMMDVTTELLKEQQRKKEQQNLLAEQQRIAKENNKTKVVYQKSSATPATQQRGVGDAIVDKAVDKGVDMLLRRLF